The proteins below come from a single Terriglobales bacterium genomic window:
- a CDS encoding tetratricopeptide repeat protein, protein MLVARLRSPVVVLLVLALVSTAPGQALSAAASSPRPASGARLDPLTRSGFEAYYSLDYGSAIRDFERVAAAHPADPFALNHLLAAVLFQELYRIGAFDTGLYANNSFLERKQHPPDPRARARIQDLISRVTQLCEQRLAADPNDVDALYARGVARGLQSTYMGLVEKSWIAALRNAKGARDDHERILELDPGYVDAKTVVGVHEYIAGSLPLMVKMMAFLAGYRGNREKGIRYLYEAGNAGGESAVDAKIALGLFLRREQRYDEALGIARSLTTLYPRNFLFALEVANILNDSGHGPEAIAAYQRVIENASRFYQPHLELAYFGLGESLKGQRRYPEAAEAYANVAKQPRVEAELKLRADLYAGQVYDLMGQRQQALARYQAVIAAAPRDSRWASAARKHLKEPYKRD, encoded by the coding sequence ATGCTCGTGGCTCGCCTGCGTTCGCCCGTCGTTGTGCTGCTGGTGCTGGCCCTGGTTTCGACCGCTCCCGGCCAGGCGCTCAGCGCAGCCGCGTCGTCCCCGCGTCCTGCTTCCGGAGCGCGGCTGGATCCGCTCACCCGCTCCGGCTTCGAGGCCTACTACAGCTTGGACTATGGCTCCGCCATCCGCGACTTTGAACGGGTTGCGGCCGCCCATCCCGCCGATCCTTTCGCGCTCAACCACCTGTTGGCCGCGGTCCTGTTCCAGGAGCTCTACCGCATCGGCGCTTTTGACACCGGCCTGTACGCCAACAACAGTTTCTTGGAGCGCAAGCAACATCCGCCTGACCCCAGGGCGCGCGCCCGCATCCAGGACCTGATCAGCCGTGTCACCCAGCTCTGCGAGCAGCGTCTGGCGGCCGACCCCAATGACGTGGACGCTCTCTACGCCCGCGGCGTCGCTCGCGGCCTGCAGTCCACCTACATGGGCCTGGTGGAGAAAAGCTGGATCGCCGCGTTGCGCAACGCCAAGGGCGCACGCGACGACCACGAGCGCATCCTCGAGCTCGACCCCGGCTACGTTGACGCCAAGACCGTCGTGGGCGTGCACGAGTACATCGCTGGCAGCCTGCCTTTGATGGTGAAGATGATGGCCTTCCTCGCCGGCTACCGCGGAAACCGGGAGAAAGGCATCCGCTATTTGTATGAAGCAGGCAACGCGGGCGGAGAGAGCGCCGTGGACGCCAAGATCGCTCTCGGCCTCTTCCTCCGCCGCGAGCAGCGCTACGATGAGGCCCTCGGCATCGCCCGCAGCCTGACCACGCTCTATCCGCGCAATTTCCTCTTCGCGCTCGAAGTGGCCAACATCCTCAACGACTCCGGTCATGGCCCCGAGGCCATCGCCGCCTACCAGCGCGTCATCGAAAACGCCTCCCGCTTCTACCAGCCCCATTTGGAGCTGGCCTACTTCGGCTTGGGCGAAAGCCTCAAGGGGCAGCGCCGCTACCCGGAGGCCGCGGAGGCCTACGCCAACGTCGCCAAACAGCCGCGCGTCGAGGCCGAACTCAAGCTGCGCGCCGACCTCTACGCCGGCCAGGTCTACGACCTCATGGGCCAGCGCCAGCAAGCCCTGGCCCGCTATCAGGCCGTCATCGCCGCTGCTCCCCGCGACTCGCGCTGGGCCTCCGCCGCCCGCAAGCACCTCAAGGAACCCTACAAGCGGGATTAG
- a CDS encoding septal ring lytic transglycosylase RlpA family protein, with protein sequence MRRVLASLVAVALLAVAGGAEPTRNTPKTKPDTGLRTRARQGIPKDKPYQVGKASWYGKRFHGRTTASGERFNMYQFTAAHRQLPLGTWVKVTNLKNGRWVVVRINDRGPVPANRIIDLTYGVAQLLGFHHRGIARVRLDVVEPPATFAQVHNLSGLN encoded by the coding sequence ATGAGACGAGTTTTAGCCAGTTTGGTGGCCGTGGCTCTACTGGCGGTCGCCGGAGGGGCGGAACCCACTCGAAACACCCCCAAGACAAAGCCCGACACGGGGCTACGCACCAGAGCCCGCCAAGGGATACCCAAGGACAAGCCCTACCAGGTGGGGAAAGCGTCGTGGTACGGGAAGCGCTTCCATGGCCGGACCACAGCCAGCGGCGAGCGCTTCAACATGTACCAGTTCACGGCCGCCCACCGGCAACTGCCTCTAGGGACATGGGTTAAGGTCACCAACCTAAAGAACGGCCGGTGGGTCGTGGTGCGCATCAACGACCGCGGGCCGGTGCCGGCCAACCGGATTATCGACCTGACCTACGGCGTAGCCCAGCTCCTGGGCTTCCACCACCGGGGAATCGCCCGGGTGCGGCTGGACGTGGTCGAGCCGCCTGCCACTTTTGCCCAAGTCCACAATCTGTCTGGTCTGAACTAG
- the thiD gene encoding bifunctional hydroxymethylpyrimidine kinase/phosphomethylpyrimidine kinase, with amino-acid sequence MPSAPPVVLTIAGFDPSSGAGVSADIKTIAAHGCYGIACITALTVQSTTGVRRVEAVSARLVRETLDEVAADMKPAAVRIGMLVSAPIVDAVADFLEARKPPNVVLDPVMRSSSGSELLDAKGIERLSRRLLPRVAVVTPNIDEAATLTSRPVTDLTGMKAAARELHRMGARVVVVTGGHLERAVDLLSVAGEGEPEQSEFASERLATTSTHGTGCAFATALASNLALGRQVKDAVVLAKAYVTQAIARSFPIGHGSGPIHHLFRMEQAPRPVPDLPEPSH; translated from the coding sequence ATGCCCTCGGCGCCGCCCGTGGTGTTGACCATCGCAGGCTTTGATCCGTCGTCGGGTGCGGGAGTGTCGGCCGACATCAAGACGATTGCGGCGCATGGCTGCTACGGCATCGCCTGCATCACGGCGCTTACGGTCCAGTCCACGACCGGAGTGCGGCGCGTGGAGGCGGTCTCGGCGCGCCTGGTGCGGGAAACGCTGGACGAGGTAGCGGCGGACATGAAGCCGGCAGCGGTGCGGATCGGCATGCTGGTTTCCGCGCCCATCGTGGACGCGGTGGCCGATTTCCTGGAGGCGCGCAAGCCGCCGAACGTAGTCCTGGATCCGGTGATGCGGTCGTCGTCCGGGTCGGAGCTGCTGGACGCGAAGGGCATCGAGCGGCTGAGCCGCCGCCTGCTACCGAGGGTCGCCGTGGTCACTCCCAACATCGACGAGGCAGCCACCCTCACCAGCCGACCGGTTACTGATCTGACTGGGATGAAGGCCGCCGCCCGGGAGCTGCACCGGATGGGTGCGAGGGTGGTGGTCGTGACCGGGGGACATCTGGAGCGGGCCGTGGACCTGCTCAGCGTGGCCGGGGAGGGCGAGCCGGAGCAATCGGAGTTCGCCTCAGAACGTCTGGCCACTACCTCCACCCATGGCACGGGATGCGCCTTTGCCACCGCGCTGGCTTCCAACCTTGCCCTCGGGCGGCAGGTGAAGGACGCGGTGGTTCTGGCCAAGGCCTACGTGACCCAGGCGATTGCCCGCTCATTCCCTATAGGGCATGGAAGCGGGCCGATCCATCACCTCTTCCGCATGGAGCAAGCACCCCGTCCCGTGCCGGACTTGCCAGAACCCTCACATTAG
- a CDS encoding N(4)-(beta-N-acetylglucosaminyl)-L-asparaginase, which translates to MKTSRRDFLVASSMTAAAVGLDLEAQQPPSSPRRPAIISKVTGSPSQDGAYQLLQRGGDTLDAALFVCRAQEDDPTDDSVGLGGLPNEEGVVELDACCMHGPTRRAGAVASVRGIRNVSMLARTVMERTDHLLLVGEGAARFARAHGFPEVNLLTERSRKTWLLWKETMSRADSWGPGLADPKWTPPTTVPPLDALKQQIRWMEEVAARLGIEPEFRRQAIERVLFPPTGTIHVSVVNEKGEMSGATTTSGLAWKIPGRVGDSPIIGAGCWTDQDVGSAGATGRGEDCIKICGAHTIVENMRRGMEPTEAGLDALRRIARNYNNDMTRLRFVEMIFYILRNDGAYAGVSMWNRTSSGKPTRFAIHDGTRRIENCVPLFEGTPVEWPPAEWQAAS; encoded by the coding sequence ATGAAAACTTCCCGCCGGGATTTCCTGGTCGCCAGCAGCATGACCGCCGCCGCTGTTGGGCTTGACCTTGAAGCTCAACAGCCGCCGTCGTCTCCGCGCCGTCCCGCGATCATCAGCAAAGTCACTGGCAGTCCGTCTCAGGACGGGGCCTACCAGTTGCTGCAGCGTGGCGGCGACACCCTGGACGCAGCTCTGTTCGTCTGTCGCGCGCAGGAGGATGACCCCACCGACGACTCCGTCGGCCTCGGCGGCCTGCCCAACGAGGAAGGTGTGGTCGAGCTGGATGCCTGTTGCATGCACGGCCCCACCCGCCGCGCCGGCGCCGTAGCTTCGGTCCGCGGCATCAGGAACGTCTCCATGCTCGCCAGAACGGTGATGGAGCGCACCGACCACCTTCTGCTGGTTGGCGAAGGCGCTGCGCGCTTTGCCCGCGCGCACGGCTTCCCGGAAGTGAACCTGCTCACCGAACGTTCCCGCAAGACCTGGCTGCTTTGGAAGGAGACCATGTCGCGCGCCGATTCCTGGGGGCCCGGTCTCGCCGATCCCAAATGGACGCCGCCCACCACCGTGCCTCCTCTCGATGCCCTCAAGCAACAAATTCGTTGGATGGAAGAAGTCGCCGCGCGTCTGGGCATCGAGCCCGAGTTCCGCCGCCAGGCCATCGAGCGCGTGCTCTTTCCGCCCACGGGTACCATCCACGTCTCTGTCGTGAACGAGAAAGGTGAGATGTCCGGAGCCACCACCACCAGCGGCCTGGCCTGGAAGATCCCCGGCCGCGTCGGCGATTCGCCCATCATTGGGGCCGGCTGCTGGACCGACCAGGATGTCGGTTCAGCGGGAGCCACCGGCCGGGGAGAGGACTGCATCAAGATCTGCGGCGCGCACACCATTGTGGAGAACATGCGCCGCGGCATGGAACCCACGGAAGCCGGCCTCGATGCCTTGCGTCGCATCGCCCGCAACTACAACAACGACATGACCCGCCTGCGCTTCGTCGAGATGATCTTCTACATCCTGCGCAACGACGGCGCTTACGCCGGGGTCTCGATGTGGAATCGCACTTCCAGCGGCAAGCCCACCCGCTTCGCCATCCACGACGGCACGCGCCGCATCGAGAACTGCGTTCCGCTGTTCGAAGGTACGCCCGTGGAATGGCCGCCCGCCGAGTGGCAGGCAGCGAGCTAG
- the glpX gene encoding class II fructose-bisphosphatase yields MATQTKSATSKSTFSKHMEFELALEFLRVVEEAAIACAKTMGQGERKHSDHVAVEAMRRTMDTVPMRGTIVIGEGERDEAPMLYIGEQVGAPPVDGVEFPEVDIAVDPLEGTNLCATGAPNAITVLAASERHGLLHAPDCYMEKLVVGPSCKGAVDLDAPVADNLKAIAKRLSRDVEDLVVIVLDRPRHEKLIADIRKAGARIRLIGDGDLSAGISAAVIGTGVHAVMGIGGAPEGVLTAAALRCLNGEILARLVIDKPELEERIAKMGITDKKKIYRTEDLAPGKNIIFAATGVTDGSLMRGVRFFGEGTRTSSLIMTMETGKVRFVDSIHLEKRADVKVRFA; encoded by the coding sequence GTGGCGACACAGACGAAATCGGCGACGTCCAAGAGCACGTTCTCGAAACACATGGAGTTCGAGCTGGCGCTGGAGTTCTTGCGCGTAGTGGAAGAAGCCGCCATCGCCTGCGCCAAAACCATGGGCCAGGGCGAGCGCAAACACTCGGATCACGTGGCGGTCGAAGCCATGCGGCGGACCATGGACACCGTGCCCATGCGCGGCACCATCGTAATCGGCGAGGGTGAGCGCGACGAAGCACCCATGCTCTATATCGGCGAGCAGGTGGGCGCACCGCCGGTCGACGGCGTGGAGTTCCCCGAAGTCGATATCGCTGTGGACCCGCTGGAAGGCACGAACCTGTGCGCCACCGGGGCGCCCAACGCCATCACCGTACTGGCGGCTTCGGAGCGCCACGGGCTGCTGCACGCGCCCGACTGCTACATGGAAAAGCTGGTGGTGGGGCCGTCGTGCAAGGGCGCTGTGGACCTGGACGCGCCCGTGGCAGACAACCTGAAAGCCATCGCCAAGCGGCTCAGCCGCGACGTCGAGGACCTGGTGGTGATCGTGCTCGACCGGCCGCGGCATGAGAAGCTGATCGCCGACATCCGCAAGGCCGGGGCGCGAATCCGGCTGATCGGCGACGGTGACCTTTCGGCGGGCATCAGCGCCGCAGTGATCGGGACGGGCGTGCACGCAGTCATGGGCATTGGTGGAGCACCCGAGGGGGTGCTGACGGCGGCGGCGCTGCGCTGCCTGAACGGCGAGATCCTGGCCCGCCTGGTCATCGACAAGCCGGAACTGGAAGAGCGCATCGCCAAGATGGGCATAACCGACAAGAAAAAGATTTACCGCACCGAAGACCTGGCACCGGGCAAGAACATCATCTTCGCCGCCACTGGCGTGACCGACGGCTCGCTCATGCGGGGCGTGCGCTTCTTCGGCGAAGGCACGCGGACCAGTTCCCTCATTATGACCATGGAAACCGGGAAGGTGCGGTTCGTCGACTCCATCCATCTCGAGAAGCGGGCGGATGTGAAGGTAAGGTTTGCGTAG
- a CDS encoding UbiA-like polyprenyltransferase, which yields MALIRNIRITLEMIKWEHSVFALPFALCGAMLAAGGWPTAHQLLWIVVAMVAARSAAMAFNRLADQVLDAANPRTRTRALPAGTLSRRFVSLFVLASAALFVFAAGQLNRLTFALSPVALAVILLYSYSKRYTRWSHLVLGFALGMSPAAAWIAVRGSLDPRILVLTAAVTLWVAGFDILYACQDYEFDRQTGLHSIPSAFGIAWALWIARILHGAMLLLLAALVALFSLNYLAMAGVVVVGVLLTYEHTLVSPQDLSRLNAAFFTMNGVISLAFFAFVAGDLLLG from the coding sequence GTGGCCCTGATCCGCAACATCCGCATCACGCTGGAAATGATCAAATGGGAGCACTCCGTCTTCGCGCTGCCGTTCGCGCTCTGCGGGGCCATGCTGGCGGCCGGCGGCTGGCCGACGGCCCACCAACTGCTGTGGATTGTCGTAGCCATGGTGGCGGCACGATCGGCAGCCATGGCTTTCAATCGCCTGGCCGATCAAGTTCTCGACGCCGCCAATCCCCGCACCCGCACCCGCGCGCTTCCGGCGGGTACCCTCTCGCGCCGTTTCGTCTCCCTGTTCGTGCTCGCCTCGGCCGCCCTGTTTGTGTTTGCGGCGGGGCAGCTGAACCGGCTCACCTTTGCGCTGTCTCCGGTCGCGCTGGCCGTGATCCTGCTTTACTCGTACAGCAAGCGCTACACGCGCTGGTCCCACCTGGTGCTGGGTTTCGCGCTGGGGATGTCGCCAGCCGCGGCTTGGATCGCCGTCCGAGGCTCGCTGGATCCCCGCATCCTGGTGCTGACGGCCGCCGTCACTCTGTGGGTCGCTGGTTTTGACATCCTCTATGCCTGTCAGGATTACGAGTTCGACCGGCAAACCGGCCTGCACTCGATTCCGAGCGCCTTCGGTATCGCGTGGGCGCTGTGGATCGCACGCATCCTGCACGGGGCCATGCTGTTGCTCCTAGCGGCTCTGGTGGCCCTGTTCTCGCTCAACTACCTCGCGATGGCGGGTGTTGTGGTGGTCGGGGTTCTCCTGACCTACGAGCACACCCTGGTTTCGCCGCAGGACCTCAGCCGGCTGAACGCCGCGTTTTTCACCATGAACGGCGTCATTTCCCTGGCGTTTTTCGCCTTTGTCGCCGGTGACCTCCTCCTCGGCTGA
- the pyrF gene encoding orotidine-5'-phosphate decarboxylase, with product MPEGTCVRPLAAAAERLIVALDVATASEAKRLVQAIGPGPGYKIGKQLFVAEGPGLVRELTGSGRRVFLDLKFHDIPNTVAGAVRSAAELGVSMLTVHACGGRRMLEAAVEAAGKAGSPPLVLAVTVLTSLGEADLGEIGVPVGLTEQVIRLARLAQQAGCGGVVASPRETAELRRELGAEMVLVTPGVRPAGSASGDQARTATPGEAIRAGADYIVVGRPITGAPDPGEAARAVVVEITRAAEGRSLVVPA from the coding sequence ATGCCTGAGGGTACCTGTGTACGCCCACTCGCCGCTGCCGCCGAGCGGCTGATCGTGGCGCTGGACGTGGCTACGGCAAGCGAAGCGAAGAGGCTGGTGCAAGCCATCGGGCCGGGGCCGGGCTATAAAATCGGTAAACAGCTTTTCGTGGCCGAGGGGCCGGGCCTGGTACGGGAGCTAACGGGCAGCGGACGGAGAGTCTTCCTCGACCTGAAGTTCCACGACATCCCCAACACGGTGGCCGGTGCCGTGCGCTCGGCGGCCGAGCTGGGCGTTTCCATGCTGACTGTCCATGCCTGCGGGGGGCGCAGGATGCTGGAGGCGGCGGTGGAGGCGGCGGGCAAGGCCGGGAGCCCTCCGCTGGTGTTGGCCGTGACCGTGCTCACCAGCCTGGGCGAAGCTGACCTGGGCGAAATCGGCGTTCCCGTCGGGCTCACGGAACAGGTGATTCGGCTGGCACGGCTGGCCCAGCAGGCCGGCTGCGGCGGAGTGGTGGCGTCACCCCGGGAAACGGCCGAACTAAGGCGGGAACTGGGAGCGGAAATGGTGCTCGTCACCCCGGGCGTGCGGCCTGCGGGGAGCGCGTCCGGTGACCAGGCACGCACGGCCACACCCGGGGAAGCAATCCGGGCGGGAGCGGACTACATCGTGGTGGGCAGACCCATAACCGGGGCACCCGATCCGGGTGAGGCGGCGCGGGCAGTGGTCGTGGAGATCACCCGAGCTGCCGAAGGACGCTCGCTCGTGGTCCCGGCGTGA
- a CDS encoding acyl-CoA dehydrogenase family protein, producing MAMKFRGVDFIEFDSLLNDEERLVRDSTRKFIEDNLTPIIEQCNREGRFPRELVKPMGDLGYYGASLKGYGCAEMSNVEYGLVMQELERGDSGVRSFVSVQSALCMYPIYEFGSEEQKQKWLPAMQKGEKLGCFGLTEPQFGSNPGGMLTRAKKDGDSYILNGEKMWITSGTIADLAIIWAKVADEGDRIRGFIVETDRPGFSAQDVHGKWSLRASVTSGLSLQDVRVPACNLLPKSGGLKSPLMCLNQARYGIAWGAVGAAMSCYDTALQYAQVRKQFHDQPIASHQLVQEKLVWMISEITKAQLLVLQVGRMKDQGRAQHYHISMAKRNNVWMALECARLARDILGANGVADDYPIMRHMMNLESVKTYEGTHDIHTLIIGAQITGIDAF from the coding sequence ATGGCCATGAAATTCCGGGGAGTGGACTTCATCGAGTTTGATTCCCTGCTGAACGACGAGGAACGGCTGGTGCGCGACAGCACGCGCAAGTTCATCGAGGACAACCTGACCCCCATCATCGAGCAGTGCAACCGCGAGGGGCGCTTCCCGCGCGAACTGGTGAAGCCCATGGGCGACCTGGGCTACTACGGCGCGAGCCTGAAGGGCTACGGCTGCGCGGAGATGTCGAACGTGGAGTATGGCCTGGTGATGCAGGAGCTGGAGCGCGGCGACAGCGGCGTGCGCTCGTTCGTGAGCGTGCAATCCGCGCTCTGCATGTATCCCATTTACGAGTTCGGCAGCGAAGAGCAGAAGCAGAAGTGGCTGCCGGCCATGCAGAAGGGCGAGAAGCTGGGGTGTTTCGGGCTCACGGAACCGCAGTTCGGCTCCAATCCGGGCGGGATGCTGACTCGAGCCAAGAAAGACGGCGACAGCTACATCCTGAACGGAGAAAAGATGTGGATCACGTCGGGCACGATCGCCGACCTGGCCATCATCTGGGCCAAGGTGGCCGACGAGGGCGACCGCATCCGGGGATTCATCGTGGAGACCGACCGGCCGGGCTTCTCGGCGCAGGATGTGCACGGGAAGTGGTCGCTCAGGGCGAGCGTGACGTCGGGGCTGTCGCTGCAGGACGTGCGCGTGCCGGCGTGCAACCTGCTGCCGAAATCGGGGGGATTGAAGTCGCCGCTCATGTGCCTGAACCAGGCGCGCTACGGGATCGCGTGGGGCGCCGTGGGAGCCGCCATGTCCTGCTACGACACCGCGCTGCAATACGCGCAGGTGCGCAAGCAGTTCCACGACCAGCCCATCGCCTCCCACCAACTGGTGCAGGAGAAACTGGTGTGGATGATCAGCGAAATCACCAAGGCGCAACTGCTGGTGCTGCAGGTGGGACGCATGAAGGACCAGGGCCGGGCGCAGCACTACCACATCTCCATGGCCAAGCGGAACAACGTGTGGATGGCGCTGGAGTGCGCGCGGCTGGCGCGCGACATCCTGGGAGCGAACGGAGTGGCCGACGACTATCCCATCATGCGGCACATGATGAACCTGGAGTCGGTGAAGACGTACGAAGGTACGCACGATATCCATACGCTGATCATCGGAGCGCAGATCACGGGGATCGATGCGTTCTAA
- a CDS encoding cold-shock protein, with amino-acid sequence MRERGTVKWFNATKGYGFIQREKGGDVFVHYSAIQSDGYRTLNEGETVEFEVTQGPKGLQASNVVRV; translated from the coding sequence ATGAGGGAACGAGGCACGGTGAAGTGGTTCAATGCCACGAAGGGCTACGGTTTCATCCAGCGGGAGAAGGGAGGCGACGTCTTCGTCCACTACTCCGCCATCCAGTCCGATGGCTACCGCACGCTTAACGAGGGCGAAACAGTCGAGTTCGAGGTTACCCAGGGACCGAAGGGATTGCAGGCGTCCAACGTAGTCCGCGTCTGA
- a CDS encoding sigma factor-like helix-turn-helix DNA-binding protein: MNVHFSYKAAKTPEVEKELQNQIEKLERRLHAFRPELVHLHGSIEPNSTRASVSVALNLRLPSGQLAVHDSAPTGVQAAKAAFSDLMAQLNKHKELLRSQHKWRRHSRQTASAVPFEKTVAAVPAPGVTNADIRSYVNVNLARLERFVERELRYREAAGLIDPGWITREDVIDEAIATALANGEERPQPLSLERWLYRLSIRALSEIDARDHEHVPAAVPLETSARKQNVRATDDSQLQYHQPDELLLEEEVIADRRALTPEEIAASDEVLQQVERALLHAPARDREAFVLFAIEGFTIEEIAAATDRSVTDVRASIAAAREHLRRTLPGPEVFRERLLHYSRTA; this comes from the coding sequence ATGAACGTGCACTTCAGCTACAAAGCCGCCAAGACCCCCGAAGTCGAAAAGGAACTCCAGAACCAGATAGAGAAGCTCGAACGACGGTTGCACGCCTTCCGCCCGGAACTGGTGCACCTGCACGGCAGCATAGAGCCTAACTCCACGCGCGCTTCCGTCAGCGTTGCCTTGAACCTGCGCCTGCCCTCCGGGCAGTTGGCCGTGCACGACTCGGCGCCTACGGGCGTACAGGCCGCCAAGGCCGCCTTCTCCGACCTGATGGCGCAGCTCAACAAGCACAAGGAGCTGCTGCGCAGCCAACACAAGTGGCGCCGGCATTCCCGCCAGACGGCTTCAGCCGTCCCCTTCGAGAAAACCGTGGCTGCCGTACCGGCCCCCGGCGTCACCAACGCGGACATCCGCTCCTACGTGAATGTGAACCTGGCGCGCCTGGAGCGCTTCGTGGAGCGCGAGCTGCGCTATCGCGAAGCCGCCGGCCTGATCGACCCCGGCTGGATCACCCGTGAGGACGTCATTGATGAGGCCATCGCCACCGCCTTGGCCAACGGCGAGGAGCGCCCCCAGCCGCTCTCACTGGAGCGCTGGCTTTATAGGCTTTCCATCCGCGCCCTCTCGGAGATTGACGCGCGTGACCACGAGCACGTTCCTGCGGCGGTACCACTGGAAACCTCCGCCCGCAAGCAGAACGTCCGCGCTACCGACGACTCCCAGCTTCAGTATCACCAACCCGATGAGCTTCTTCTCGAAGAAGAGGTCATCGCCGACCGCCGCGCCCTCACCCCGGAGGAGATTGCGGCCTCCGACGAGGTCCTCCAGCAGGTGGAGCGCGCTCTGTTGCACGCCCCTGCCCGCGACCGCGAAGCCTTCGTCCTGTTCGCCATTGAGGGCTTTACCATCGAGGAGATCGCCGCCGCGACCGACCGCTCCGTGACTGACGTCCGCGCCTCCATCGCCGCCGCGCGTGAGCACTTGCGCCGCACCCTGCCGGGCCCGGAGGTCTTCCGCGAACGCCTTCTGCATTACTCCAGAACAGCCTGA
- the mqnE gene encoding aminofutalosine synthase MqnE, protein MAHPFQTDDPRLHPIHEKVMAGVRLDAEDALALYRSADVLALGWLANHVRERMHGNVAWFNVNRHINPTNVCVAACRLCAFGRKQDSPGAYTMALEEAFQTAASGWNDAITEFHIVGGLHPDLPFQYFLDLIRGLKERFPQVHLKAFTMVEVAYMAKRAKLSIRQTLEQLKAAGVESLPGGGAEIFADRVRHIICDHKIDGDQWLDTARIAHQIGLRSNATMLYGHVETDEDRVDHLLKLRALQDETGGFQTFIPLAFHPENTALRHLPKTTGLADVKNIAIGRLVLDNFPHIKSYWQMVTPKIAQITLRFGADDIDGTVIEEKIYHDAGATTPQGLRRQELIRLIREAGREPVERDTLYRPVTRNEASFTVAV, encoded by the coding sequence ATGGCACATCCCTTCCAGACCGACGACCCGCGCCTGCATCCCATCCATGAGAAAGTGATGGCGGGTGTCCGCTTGGATGCCGAAGACGCCCTTGCCCTCTACCGCTCCGCCGACGTGCTGGCCCTGGGCTGGCTGGCCAACCATGTGCGCGAACGCATGCACGGCAATGTGGCCTGGTTCAATGTGAACCGCCACATCAATCCGACCAACGTTTGCGTGGCAGCCTGCCGCCTGTGCGCCTTCGGCCGCAAGCAGGACTCCCCCGGTGCCTACACCATGGCCCTGGAAGAAGCGTTCCAGACGGCGGCTTCCGGCTGGAACGATGCCATCACCGAGTTCCACATCGTCGGCGGACTGCATCCCGACCTGCCCTTCCAGTACTTCCTCGATCTCATCCGTGGACTGAAGGAACGCTTCCCGCAGGTGCACCTGAAGGCCTTCACCATGGTGGAGGTCGCCTATATGGCCAAACGCGCGAAACTTTCCATCCGCCAGACGCTGGAGCAGCTCAAGGCGGCCGGGGTGGAGTCGCTTCCCGGAGGCGGGGCGGAGATCTTCGCCGACCGCGTGCGCCACATCATCTGCGACCACAAGATCGATGGCGACCAGTGGCTGGATACGGCGCGCATCGCCCACCAGATCGGTCTCCGCTCCAACGCCACCATGCTCTACGGGCACGTCGAAACTGACGAAGACCGCGTCGACCATCTGCTCAAGCTCCGCGCTCTGCAGGATGAGACCGGCGGCTTCCAGACCTTTATTCCACTGGCTTTCCACCCCGAGAACACGGCTCTGCGCCATCTGCCCAAAACCACAGGCCTGGCCGACGTGAAGAACATCGCCATCGGCCGCCTGGTGCTGGACAACTTTCCCCACATCAAATCGTACTGGCAGATGGTGACGCCCAAAATCGCGCAAATCACATTACGCTTCGGCGCCGACGACATCGATGGCACCGTCATCGAAGAGAAGATCTACCACGACGCCGGCGCCACTACCCCGCAAGGACTCCGCCGCCAGGAGCTGATCCGGCTCATCCGCGAGGCTGGCCGCGAACCGGTCGAGCGCGACACGCTCTATCGCCCGGTCACGCGGAACGAAGCCTCCTTCACCGTCGCCGTCTGA